A region of the Nitrospira sp. genome:
CCGGTCAATCTCGTTACGGCCACGCTCGGCGGAAAAGTGGAAGTCCCGACTCTCACGGGGGCAACCGTCATCAAGGTGCCGCCAGGCACACAACATGACAAGGTGCTTCGGATTAAAGGGATAGGGGTTCCAAGCCTGAAGGGTGGATCGACAGGCGATCAGGTCTATACGATCAAAGTTCAAATCCCTACCAAATTAACGGCCCGACAGAAAGAACTTCTGATGGAGTATGCGAAAGAAAGTGGTATGACGATGGAAGCCAACGGCGACGGCTTCTTCGATAAGATGAAAACCTTCTTCGAGTAGTCTCCCCTACCCATCCGGGTTAATCTCCCTGAGTCACTCATGCCTGTGTTGTTTGTTTCCCCTGAGTGCATCGATCAGCAGACCATCGTGATCACGGGCGATGTGCTCGTGCATCTCCGAGACAGTTTGCGCATCACAATTGGCGAGACTCTGTGGCTCAACAGTGGACAGGGCGCCAAGTTTCACGTTGAAATCACTGATGTGTCCAAACGAGCGGTCGCTGCACGTATTCTCGAAACGATCCAGGAACCACCGCGCCAGACACCTTGTCTGATCCTCGGGCAATCACTGCTCAAGGGGGAGAAGATGGACTGGGTAATTCAGAAGGCGACGGAACTTGGCGTGAGCGAGATCGTGCCGATTGAAAGCCAGCACAGTGTGGTACAACTGAAAGCCGATCGCGTGGATCACCAGCTCGCCCGTTGGCAACGAATCGCCTTAGAAGCCGCCCAGCAATCCGAACAGTGGCGTATCCCCACCATTGCTAAGCCACAATCTCTCTCAGTCCTTCTGACCAGCGTGGCGACCGGCATGCTCACACTCATGCTTGTTGAGCGGCGGGACGGGAAGAGTTTGCAAACGGTCAATCTACCGCAAGATGCGACCGGCTCCATACTGATCTTGATCGGACCGGAGGGTGGCTGGAGCAAAGAAGAGGTGGTGGAGATCGCTGCTCAAGCGGGAGTTCAACCTATTACCCTTGGTCAGCATATTCTCCGAGCAGAAACAGCCGCCATCGCTAGCATCAGTATTCTTCAATCGCGCCTCGCGGAACGAGGGTAAAGCAGTATCCACATCTTTCCCCTCTGAGCCACCGACATCCTTTGACGGTACGATGCTCAGACTCGTTCCCAAGCCCATTTCAGACAAATTTATGATTGACAGAAGCGAGCACAACCAGCAATCCTGCTTCCTCACAGCCTCATGAGGAATTATGGAGATTATTATTGTTCGAACGAGCGTGACCAAAGCTGTCCTGAATACAATGGCCGAACAGCAGTTCGGCGACATGGTTAAGGCTGTTGTGGACATAGACCAGAGCATTATGGCGATCGGCGGTGAATTACACTCCGACGAGGAAGCTCTGTTATTAGAAGAGGGCTCGCTCCAGAAAAATCTGTGGGGCATCAATCTCTACCCGGAACGTCCAGCTTCAGAATGGATTGAGTTCGACTCGATGATCAATGTGCGCCCATCCGGGGGAAACCGATCCAGGTTTGTTGAGCGCCCAGAGATTCGCGAGGCCGTAACAGCTATCGTTAACCGATTGGTGCAGGGCTAAGAGCGTGCCACCTATTCACAAACAATTAGCTTCTGGACGATGGCACTCCCTTTCCCTCGTTGAGCAACTGGCCAACGTTGGCAGTGACGTGGCGCGCGCAGCCCGCTGGTATGGGAAGGACCCGCAGCGTTGCGAACAGGCTTTCGAGCGCGCCCTGGAACTCTTAGATCTTACGATTGGAGACGATCGGTGGAAAGGGCGACGGAAAGAACTAACCCGCGCGCGCGAACTCTTGTGCGACGCCATGTTGGGTGGGACAACCTACGGCAGTGACTTGGCCTCGCTCGATCGTTATTTCTTCCACTTCGCCATGGCTGCCAGAGTTGGACGATGAGCAGTGCATGCATGACCAGGGAATGCTGTGCCCGAAGGGACCGACTTGTCGGGCTACACGCAGCGCGAGCTGAATGCCATCGCCTGAACACAGGCCTGAGAGAATGCCTCGACTTTGCCCAGCCCCTTGAAGTCTACACGCAACAGACCATCATTCACCCGTTGCACTTGGGACTTGAAACCGCCCATGATATTTTGAGTTTCAGCATAACGCCCGTGCCGCTTCCGGGGGCGCTGCTCTTGTTTGGTGCGGGGCTCACGGGTCTGGCAGCATTCGGCCGTCTAAGAGGTCGCATAAAGGCATAGCCTATTTCCTTCAGATACTGATTGCTCAAGGCCTTCGGCCTCATCCGCCGAGGGCCTTGTTGTTTTCTCTCCGCATGCAGAATCATACGAGTGCTACCCGGTTATACTCGCGCGTGCATGAAGTCCCTGGTTTCTGGTTGGTTCAGGACGGCAGCGATAATGGTGTGCGGACCATATTGGGTGTATGGAAGATAGATGGCCAAGCAGGTCATTGATGTCGAAGGGAGGTGGTCCGCACGGTCTCACATGATATCGGGAATCTTTTCGTGACAACTTTCCTCCGATTCCCGCACACATTCTCCATGCCATGCCGCCTGCGTCTTATTACTGGAGACCTCGCCTACCATGTCCGAAATCGCAGCATCAGATGCCTCCCCTTTTTTTGAGATTTGGGCTGCAACTGTGAAAAAGTCCTGATCGAAGCCCTTACCCATTTTCGTATTCACATCGCCGCCTATCGTTTCCTATAGGATAAGAACCTTGTGACGCTAACACATGTAAGTACAGAGTTATGATGCTGGTCCCCGCGTTCACACTCCGTTCTTGAAAGCCTGGTTGACTAAGCCGCAGAGTTCAGTGTCTGTGCCCTTCATCAAGTATCGGGCTGTTGATTTTGGAGCGATTAGTCAGTGATGATGAATCGAACAGGTGCTTGCACGGGATAGGCTGGCGGACAGCTGTGAGGCTTGTGCCATCGACGGGAGCGAGCGTGGGGACGCTGCATTCGATCCGGGGTCTGGCTGGTTGCTAGAGAGGTGGACATTCGCATGTTCGATTGGGTGACTCAATCAGAGATGTGGATCGCGCTGGGCACGCTGACGGCTCTCGAAATTGTCCTCGGGATCGACAATATCATCTTTATCTCCGTCCTCGTGAGCCGGCTCCCTCAGCACCAGCGAAACCTAGCACGCCGTGTTGGGCTAGGCCTGGCGATGATCGCACGACTGGGATTGTTATTCTCGATTTCGCTTGTGATGGAGCTGACGGCTCCCTTATTCACGATACTGAGTCAAGCAATCTCGGGGCGAGATCTGATTCTCATCATTGGTGGACTCTTTCTCCTCGCCAAAGCCACCCACGAAATTCACGAAAGCGTAGAGGGCGAGGATGAGCAAGCAGCCTCGTCGGTTCCAGCCAATTTCGGAATGATGTTATTGCAAATCACTGTGCTCGATCTCGTCTTCTCGTTAGATTCTGTCATCACGGCCGTCGGTCTCGTGGATGACGTCTCCGTCATGGCGACGGCGATTATCATAGCCGTGCTTGTCATGTTGTTTGCAGCCCGTTCAATCGGTGAATTCGTCGATGCCCATCCAACGATCAAGATACTCGCGCTATCTTTCTTGATCCTTGTCGGAGTGACTCTGATGGTGGAAGGGTTCGATGTCCACGTTCCGAAGGGGTATATTTACTTCGCGATGGCCTTCTCAGTTGCCGTCGAGATGATCAACCTGCGAATCCGCGCGCGCACTAACCCACCCCGTAAACTGCACAACCGTTACGCGAGCGGCAAGACAGAAGGTCCAGCCCAAGACCACTGACATCGACCTCACGGCAGCCATACAAGCCGATCATCTTGCTCCTTGGAGATGGTGTAAACAGATGGTCAGGCAGACTGAGCTGGGTGTCTAGGAGAAGGTCGTGATGATAGAGGTGCTGCCAATTGTTCGAGCGACTGCCCTTCCGCATTGATTCCCAACCATAACTCAATTGCCGCTCCGAGCAGCATCATGCCTCCGCCCAAGAGATAGCCGTAGAAGACACTGGTGATCGACGTTTCGATGAGCCTCCCATAGAGCCAGGGTGCTGCCACGCCAGCTCCTTGTGCCACGATGAAGAAAAATGCGATGGCCATGGCACGGATCTCCATCGGAAATATTTCGCTCACCGTCAAATAAGCGGCACTGGCCCCGGCCGATGCAAAAAAGAAGATCAGCGACCAAAGCATCATATGCTGAGTGAGCGTCAAGGCACCTATCCAAAACAGATAGCCCGCAAGGCACAAGAGGAGACCAGCTAGGCCGTAGGTGAGGCTGATCATGGGTTTGCGGCCGACCGTGTCAAATAATCGCCCTAAGAGGAGTGGTCCTAAGAAGTTACCCAGTGCAAACGGAAGAATATAGAGACCGATGGTGGCACTTGGTACGGCATAGTATGTCGTCAGCAGCAAGGGATAGGTGAACGACACTGCGTTATACATGAACGATTGTGTGACCATGAGTCCGATGCCCAACACCGTCCGCCGTGGATATGATTGGAAGAGTTCTCGGGCAACAGTCACGATTGTCGCGTGTGGTCGAGGATGTATCGTGATCGTCCCATGGGGCTCCGTCAGCGACGTTCCTTGGTCCTGCTCCACCTCTCGTTCAATCTGCGACACAATGGCTTCCGCATCAGGAACCCGGCCATGGGTCATGAGCCAACGTGGGCTTTCGGGAATCACACGCCGAACGATGATGATCGCCACTCCCAGCACGGCACCGAACACAAAGCACAGCCGCCAGCCGATAGATTCAGGAAAGATGGCCGGATTCAGTAACAGCAACGTCAACAGAGCGCCAGCCGCCGACCCAAGCCACCAGGTTCCGTTGATGGCGAGATCGGTATGCCCACGGCTTCGAGCGGGAATTAATTCATCGATGGCAGAGTTAATAGCGGCGTATTCGCCTCCGATACCGGCCCCGGTCAAGAACCGGAAGAACATGAAGCTCATCAGGTCCCACGAAAATGCTGTCAGCACCGTCGCCGCAAGATACAGTGCTAAGGTGATCATGAACCATTTCTTTCGTCCCTGCTGGTCGGTGAGGTAGGAAAAGACGAGCGCGCCGACAACCGACCCGGCTAAATACGCGGACGCCGTCAGTCCGACTTCTGATTGAGTGAGGTGTAAGGTGTCTGGGTGAGTGAGCATCGGGCCGAGTGAGGCCACGATGGAGACTTCAAGCCCATCGAGCAACCAGGTGATTCCCAGCGCCCCGACGATCCGCCAGTGCCAGCGGGCCCAGGGCAACCGATCCATGCGTTGTGGAATATTGGTGGTGATCGAGATGCCGGACTCGGCAGGCATTCACCCTCGTAGTAGAACGACGTGGTAGAAGACGCGTGCGGGAATCCCTACCATCCCAATTGCCAGCTCAGACCGTTCTGTTCCACAAGCGTGTCGGCTTCCTGTGGACCCCACGATCCAGCTGTGTAGATATGCACCGGTCGGGGGCTGAGCAAGAGCGGGTCGTAGAGTCGCCAAGCGGTTTCCGTAAAGTCTGCGGTCACGAACAACGTTTGATCGCCGATCATGACGTCGCGCAACAGTGTTTCATAGGCTTCCGGCAGTTCGCCGCCGAAGGCTTGGCCATAGTCGAACCTCAATGCGCGATCGGAAAATGTGAAGGGCCGCCCGGGTGATTTTACGGAGAAGCAGAGAGAAAATCCTTCACTCGGCTGCAGCATGATCAGCAACTTGTTGGGATTGAGGCTGCCTGGTTCTAATGATCGAAAGACTTGAATGGGTGCCGAGCGGAAAGTAACGGCCACCTGGGTAATCTTGCGCGGAAGCCGTCTCCCGGTTCTCAGGTAAAACGGCACGCCTCTCCAGCGCCAGTTGTGAATCTCCAACTTCAACGCCACGTAGGTTTCAGTCTTGGAGTCTGGCGGTACACCTCGTTCTTCCAGATAGCCGGGAATTCGCTGGCCGGCGATGTCCCATGCGGCATATTGGCCGAAGATCACGTCCTGAGGGCGAATGGGTGAAATCGAACGCAATACTTTTAGTTTTTCCGCTTGAATCTCGGACGCTTCGAAGGAAGTCGGCACTTCCATGCCGACGACGGTCAGCAATTGCGTCAAGTGGTTCTGGACCATGTCGCGTAAGGCGCCGGCCCCCTGGTAATAGGCCCCTCGGTGTTCGACACCGAGGTCTTCCGCAACCGTGATTTCGACGCTCTCGACCGTATTGCGATTCCAGAGCGATTCAAAAATGGGGTTTGCAAAGCGAAAGGCCAACAGGTTTTGTACAGTCTCTTTGCCCAGATAATGATCGATGCGATAGATCTGAGACTCCTCAAGATAGCGATGTAAGCGGGTATTGAGCGCGCGCGCCGAGTGAAAGTCATGACCGAACGGCTTTTCAAAGACCACTCGCACCCACCCATGGCTCTTGAGCAATCCAGCTTGATCGAGCAGCTCCAGGGTTTCAGGGACAATCGTCGGCGGAAGCGCCAGATAGAAAATTCGGTTTTGAGGCAGATTCCTCGCCACTTCAAACTGAGCGATATATTTGGCGAGCGCTTCGTAGTCCGCCAACTTGCCTTCGCGTAGAGGTTGATAATACACATGATCGTCACACCATTGACGGAGGTCGCTCGTATGACGCGACCCAGAACTTCCCAGGCCCTCGTACGCCCATAACCGGAAGGCTTCTTGACTGAGCTCCGGCAACGCAGCGCCGACAATGAGCGTGTTCTGCTTCTCCAGCTCGCCGTAGGTGCGCAAGTGAAAGAGTGCGGGCAGGAGTTTGCGCCGGGTCAGATCACCGGTCGCTCCGAGAATAATAAAGAGATGCGGCTCAACGCTTCGTTCTTTCATGTTTTCCTGGTGAGACCTGGTTGCGTTACTCGTCCGGCTCTTCGATCGGGCCAGCCCATTCACCTTTGGCCAGCGTGACTTCCTGAAACCCGCCGTCCGGCCATTGGAACTGTCCGGCCTCATCGACAAGCACGATAAA
Encoded here:
- a CDS encoding TerC family protein, translated to MFDWVTQSEMWIALGTLTALEIVLGIDNIIFISVLVSRLPQHQRNLARRVGLGLAMIARLGLLFSISLVMELTAPLFTILSQAISGRDLILIIGGLFLLAKATHEIHESVEGEDEQAASSVPANFGMMLLQITVLDLVFSLDSVITAVGLVDDVSVMATAIIIAVLVMLFAARSIGEFVDAHPTIKILALSFLILVGVTLMVEGFDVHVPKGYIYFAMAFSVAVEMINLRIRARTNPPRKLHNRYASGKTEGPAQDH
- a CDS encoding 16S rRNA (uracil(1498)-N(3))-methyltransferase yields the protein MPVLFVSPECIDQQTIVITGDVLVHLRDSLRITIGETLWLNSGQGAKFHVEITDVSKRAVAARILETIQEPPRQTPCLILGQSLLKGEKMDWVIQKATELGVSEIVPIESQHSVVQLKADRVDHQLARWQRIALEAAQQSEQWRIPTIAKPQSLSVLLTSVATGMLTLMLVERRDGKSLQTVNLPQDATGSILILIGPEGGWSKEEVVEIAAQAGVQPITLGQHILRAETAAIASISILQSRLAERG
- a CDS encoding MFS transporter — protein: MPAESGISITTNIPQRMDRLPWARWHWRIVGALGITWLLDGLEVSIVASLGPMLTHPDTLHLTQSEVGLTASAYLAGSVVGALVFSYLTDQQGRKKWFMITLALYLAATVLTAFSWDLMSFMFFRFLTGAGIGGEYAAINSAIDELIPARSRGHTDLAINGTWWLGSAAGALLTLLLLNPAIFPESIGWRLCFVFGAVLGVAIIIVRRVIPESPRWLMTHGRVPDAEAIVSQIEREVEQDQGTSLTEPHGTITIHPRPHATIVTVARELFQSYPRRTVLGIGLMVTQSFMYNAVSFTYPLLLTTYYAVPSATIGLYILPFALGNFLGPLLLGRLFDTVGRKPMISLTYGLAGLLLCLAGYLFWIGALTLTQHMMLWSLIFFFASAGASAAYLTVSEIFPMEIRAMAIAFFFIVAQGAGVAAPWLYGRLIETSITSVFYGYLLGGGMMLLGAAIELWLGINAEGQSLEQLAAPLSSRPSPRHPAQSA
- the zwf gene encoding glucose-6-phosphate dehydrogenase; its protein translation is MKERSVEPHLFIILGATGDLTRRKLLPALFHLRTYGELEKQNTLIVGAALPELSQEAFRLWAYEGLGSSGSRHTSDLRQWCDDHVYYQPLREGKLADYEALAKYIAQFEVARNLPQNRIFYLALPPTIVPETLELLDQAGLLKSHGWVRVVFEKPFGHDFHSARALNTRLHRYLEESQIYRIDHYLGKETVQNLLAFRFANPIFESLWNRNTVESVEITVAEDLGVEHRGAYYQGAGALRDMVQNHLTQLLTVVGMEVPTSFEASEIQAEKLKVLRSISPIRPQDVIFGQYAAWDIAGQRIPGYLEERGVPPDSKTETYVALKLEIHNWRWRGVPFYLRTGRRLPRKITQVAVTFRSAPIQVFRSLEPGSLNPNKLLIMLQPSEGFSLCFSVKSPGRPFTFSDRALRFDYGQAFGGELPEAYETLLRDVMIGDQTLFVTADFTETAWRLYDPLLLSPRPVHIYTAGSWGPQEADTLVEQNGLSWQLGW